A window of the Streptomyces griseochromogenes genome harbors these coding sequences:
- a CDS encoding DUF6159 family protein, whose protein sequence is MTVALVLAASWPLLLQEVWHRAGRGQAPTQAQSAGMALVVWTASALNSVFTAALLHSVHALLGGERLPLGASLRATGRRVPTLLSWSLFSLVAGSLLRTGESLAGLSTLFELLGFSWSLLTFFVLPVIVVEGTGLVTSLRRSLALGRHSLGRWVAGGLKLFITTALVVIGAIVVLILAVESDSLAVLFATFAVVVALFLLVAVVNSAASGIYRTSLYREAVTTGGPTGR, encoded by the coding sequence TTGACCGTCGCGTTGGTCCTGGCGGCCTCCTGGCCGCTGCTCCTGCAAGAGGTCTGGCACCGGGCCGGGCGCGGCCAGGCTCCCACCCAGGCTCAGTCGGCCGGGATGGCACTCGTGGTGTGGACCGCCTCCGCGCTCAACAGCGTCTTCACCGCAGCCCTGCTCCACTCCGTACACGCGCTCCTCGGCGGAGAACGCCTCCCGCTGGGCGCCTCGCTGCGCGCGACCGGCCGACGTGTGCCCACCCTGCTCTCCTGGAGCCTGTTCTCGCTGGTAGCCGGTTCGCTACTGCGGACCGGAGAGTCCCTGGCCGGTCTTTCGACGCTCTTCGAACTGCTCGGGTTCTCCTGGTCATTGCTGACCTTCTTCGTACTCCCCGTCATCGTCGTCGAGGGAACCGGACTCGTGACGAGTCTGCGCCGGTCGCTCGCGCTCGGGCGCCACTCGCTCGGCCGGTGGGTCGCGGGCGGTCTCAAGCTCTTCATCACGACCGCACTGGTCGTCATCGGCGCGATCGTGGTGCTGATCCTCGCGGTGGAGTCCGACAGCCTGGCCGTCCTCTTCGCCACCTTCGCGGTGGTCGTGGCCTTGTTCCTGCTCGTCGCCGTCGTCAACTCCGCCGCATCCGGCATATACCGGACCTCCCTCTACCGCGAGGCCGTCACCACAGGCGGCCCGACCGGTCGCTAG
- a CDS encoding GNAT family N-acetyltransferase, translating to MAELHTDRLTLRRWRDSDLEPWAAMNADPEVREHLGDVLTREQSDASVARFQTEFDQRGYGWWAVEAQATGEFIGFAGLDEVDDGMPFTGVEIGWRLARSAWGQGYATEAALAVLAYGFDTLELPEVLAVTTATNLRSQAVMRRIGMTRDPADDFDDLTAPEGPLRPNVLYRIGRSTRT from the coding sequence ATGGCTGAACTGCACACCGATCGCCTCACCCTTCGTCGATGGCGTGACTCAGACCTTGAACCATGGGCGGCGATGAACGCCGATCCCGAGGTTCGGGAGCACTTGGGCGACGTACTCACCCGTGAACAGAGCGATGCCTCCGTGGCGCGGTTCCAGACCGAGTTCGACCAGCGAGGCTACGGGTGGTGGGCGGTCGAGGCGCAGGCCACAGGCGAGTTCATCGGCTTCGCGGGCTTGGACGAGGTGGATGACGGCATGCCGTTCACTGGAGTGGAGATCGGCTGGAGGCTCGCCCGATCCGCCTGGGGCCAGGGCTACGCCACCGAGGCCGCGCTGGCAGTACTGGCCTACGGCTTCGACACTCTTGAGCTTCCCGAGGTGCTCGCTGTGACAACGGCCACCAATCTCCGTTCACAGGCCGTCATGCGACGGATCGGCATGACCCGGGACCCGGCCGACGACTTCGACGACCTCACCGCACCCGAAGGGCCACTGCGTCCGAACGTGCTGTACCGAATCGGTCGTAGTACGAGGACTTGA
- a CDS encoding PP2C family protein-serine/threonine phosphatase: MGTESIDRSEGFGERLLGLLLDRARLLPPQMIAPLIAEGVARIGGRDVSVLLQDYAQELLVPLPGKKLHVAQPESVADSPAGRAFLRGDVVEVPQAPGGVRMYLPLLDGSDQVGVLALTLDAVGDDDRRLLTRLASLVADMLVTKNAYTDQFFQARRREPMSVSAEIQWSLLPPLTMSVPQVEVAGALEPAYRVAGDSFDYALNGNILHMAVIDAMGHGLDAATMATVAIGAYRHARRVFISLDEKYAFMDDAISRQFGPDHFVTAQLMHLNITTGEMELVNAGHPAPLLIRDGRVVEQLESATTLPVGFGGEMPRVREHVLQRGDRVLSYTDGIIEEHVVGGETFGEERLIHCVNRLGEVPSEGVRADLRRLSHTLRRERGGRTTDDATLFMVEWHGGTADHLMTLD; the protein is encoded by the coding sequence ATGGGCACGGAGAGCATTGACCGATCGGAAGGTTTCGGCGAGCGGCTGCTAGGCCTGTTGCTGGACAGAGCGCGGCTGCTGCCGCCCCAGATGATCGCCCCGCTGATCGCGGAGGGAGTGGCCAGGATCGGCGGTCGTGACGTCTCCGTGCTGCTCCAGGACTACGCGCAGGAGCTGCTGGTGCCACTGCCGGGCAAGAAGCTGCACGTGGCCCAGCCAGAGTCGGTGGCCGACTCCCCGGCCGGGCGGGCCTTCCTGCGCGGGGACGTTGTCGAGGTACCGCAGGCCCCGGGCGGTGTCCGGATGTACCTGCCGCTGCTGGACGGCAGCGACCAGGTGGGCGTATTGGCTCTCACCCTGGACGCAGTCGGCGACGACGACCGGCGCCTGCTGACCAGGCTCGCCAGCCTGGTCGCCGACATGCTGGTCACCAAGAACGCCTACACCGACCAGTTCTTCCAGGCCCGGCGTCGGGAGCCCATGAGCGTGTCCGCAGAGATCCAGTGGAGCCTGCTGCCGCCGCTGACGATGTCCGTGCCCCAGGTCGAGGTGGCCGGCGCGCTGGAGCCCGCCTACCGTGTCGCCGGCGACAGCTTCGATTACGCCCTCAACGGCAACATCCTGCACATGGCCGTCATTGACGCGATGGGCCACGGCTTGGACGCCGCCACGATGGCAACCGTGGCCATCGGCGCTTATCGGCATGCCCGGCGCGTGTTCATCAGCCTGGACGAAAAGTACGCGTTCATGGACGATGCCATTTCCCGGCAGTTCGGGCCCGACCACTTCGTCACGGCGCAGCTGATGCACCTGAACATCACCACCGGTGAGATGGAGCTGGTCAACGCGGGCCACCCCGCGCCGCTGCTGATCCGCGACGGCCGGGTCGTGGAGCAGCTGGAGAGCGCGACGACGCTGCCCGTCGGCTTCGGCGGCGAAATGCCCCGAGTCAGGGAACACGTGCTCCAGCGAGGCGACCGGGTGCTCAGCTACACCGACGGCATCATCGAGGAGCATGTCGTCGGCGGGGAGACGTTCGGCGAGGAACGCCTCATCCACTGCGTCAACCGCCTGGGGGAAGTGCCCTCAGAGGGAGTGCGGGCGGATCTGCGCCGACTCTCCCACACGCTGAGGAGGGAACGGGGCGGGCGCACCACCGACGACGCCACCCTTTTCATGGTCGAGTGGCACGGGGGCACCGCCGACCACCTCATGACCCTCGACTGA
- a CDS encoding helix-turn-helix domain-containing protein codes for MLDELVFRSDDVPAPDRFGYWAELLGRTHAPMELRSDYADDFRASQRVLGLGAVTMWTATFQPLVFRRTPKLIRQSDPEAYHLSLVLRGAGGGVWKHRETEYKPHGLLINSTSLTNDVHSTEDLGTTLALEIPKAVLPLPRSAVGRIVGAPVSTQEGIGALLARLLTQLSADTTAYQPADGPRLGTVFTDLVAALFAHVLDADDSLPSETHRRTLTLRIQAFIREHLHDPHLAPATIAAAHHISTSYLHRLFRDEEITVAAWIRRLRLEAARRDLADPALRAARIHTIATRWGFPRATDFSRAYRAAYGTTPQEHRQQAFHGHG; via the coding sequence TTGCTGGACGAGTTGGTGTTCCGGAGTGACGATGTACCCGCGCCGGACCGGTTCGGCTACTGGGCCGAGCTACTGGGCCGTACCCATGCCCCCATGGAACTGCGGAGCGACTACGCCGACGACTTCCGGGCCTCCCAGCGCGTGCTGGGCCTCGGTGCTGTCACCATGTGGACTGCCACGTTCCAGCCGCTGGTCTTCCGCCGCACACCGAAGCTGATCCGGCAGTCCGACCCTGAGGCGTACCACCTCTCACTCGTCCTACGCGGGGCCGGAGGAGGTGTGTGGAAGCACCGGGAGACCGAGTACAAGCCGCACGGATTGCTCATCAACTCGACTTCGCTGACGAACGACGTGCACAGTACCGAGGACCTGGGCACAACCCTTGCGTTGGAGATTCCCAAGGCCGTGCTGCCGTTGCCGCGCAGCGCGGTGGGCCGGATAGTCGGGGCACCGGTGTCGACACAGGAAGGGATCGGTGCCCTGCTGGCACGGCTCCTCACCCAGCTGAGCGCGGACACGACCGCGTATCAGCCTGCCGACGGGCCCAGACTGGGCACCGTCTTCACCGATCTGGTCGCCGCGCTCTTCGCCCACGTCCTCGATGCCGACGACAGTCTCCCCTCGGAGACCCACCGGCGGACCCTCACGCTGCGCATCCAGGCGTTCATCCGGGAGCACCTGCACGACCCGCACCTCGCCCCGGCCACGATCGCGGCCGCGCACCACATCTCCACCAGCTACCTGCACCGTCTCTTCCGGGACGAGGAGATCACGGTCGCCGCATGGATCCGCCGCCTGCGCTTGGAGGCGGCCCGTCGTGATCTCGCCGACCCCGCGCTCCGCGCCGCCCGCATCCACACCATCGCCACCCGCTGGGGCTTCCCCCGCGCGACCGACTTCAGCCGCGCCTACCGCGCCGCCTACGGCACCACCCCGCAGGAACACCGGCAGCAGGCGTTCCACGGGCACGGGTGA
- the infA gene encoding translation initiation factor IF-1, with product MSKTSGGVEVEGTVIECLRNATFKVELKSGHTVLAHISGKIRKNYIKILPYDRVLVELSPYDLTRGRIRYRYRA from the coding sequence ATGTCAAAAACATCAGGGGGCGTAGAAGTCGAAGGCACTGTCATCGAGTGCCTGCGCAATGCCACCTTCAAGGTAGAGCTCAAGAGCGGGCACACAGTGCTCGCCCACATCAGCGGGAAGATCCGGAAGAACTACATCAAGATCCTTCCGTACGACCGGGTGCTCGTGGAACTCAGCCCCTACGACCTCACCCGCGGCCGGATCCGTTATCGGTACAGGGCGTAG
- a CDS encoding GNAT family N-acetyltransferase — protein sequence MNFAHSASGTGNHAVVVTRVSNMQWHAVEDDRTVGRGDASRRPDGRLFISIDAWHGAVFDRIADAMLTDLPTPLSTVVDEADHDARSAWERAGFAVARREWGYLVPTDPQITGLDPVRPPSGVTIVPSGEAEEAPLRALDRIIRDEVEAAVGWQTMPAEVLPRPAGTTVVDPAKYAVARHLDQYVGLIRVAPLTRQPRIGLIAVRADRHRRGIARALLAHALGSLHRSGTVSAWAEVNESNAAATALFENIGARRAAGTLELIRS from the coding sequence ATGAACTTTGCGCATTCCGCTTCGGGCACGGGCAATCACGCGGTCGTGGTCACGCGGGTGTCGAACATGCAGTGGCACGCCGTGGAGGACGACCGGACGGTCGGCCGAGGCGACGCTTCACGCCGACCCGACGGGCGGCTCTTCATCAGCATCGACGCATGGCACGGCGCGGTCTTCGACCGCATCGCCGACGCGATGCTGACGGATCTGCCGACGCCGTTGTCCACGGTCGTCGACGAGGCCGACCATGACGCGCGGTCCGCCTGGGAGCGGGCCGGCTTCGCCGTCGCACGCCGCGAATGGGGCTATCTCGTGCCCACCGACCCACAGATCACCGGTCTCGACCCGGTGCGGCCCCCGTCCGGCGTGACCATCGTGCCCTCCGGTGAGGCCGAGGAGGCCCCGCTGCGGGCTCTGGACCGCATCATCCGCGACGAGGTCGAGGCCGCCGTCGGATGGCAGACGATGCCGGCCGAGGTGCTGCCCCGCCCGGCGGGGACCACCGTCGTCGACCCGGCGAAGTACGCGGTGGCGCGGCACTTGGACCAGTACGTGGGGCTGATCCGGGTGGCGCCGCTTACCCGGCAGCCACGGATCGGGCTGATCGCCGTCCGGGCCGACAGGCACCGCCGCGGGATCGCCCGGGCGCTGCTGGCCCACGCGCTGGGTTCACTGCACCGCTCCGGGACCGTTTCGGCGTGGGCTGAGGTGAACGAGTCCAACGCGGCGGCTACCGCCCTGTTCGAGAACATCGGTGCCCGGCGCGCGGCCGGCACCCTGGAGCTCATCCGCAGCTGA